Within Wyeomyia smithii strain HCP4-BCI-WySm-NY-G18 chromosome 2, ASM2978416v1, whole genome shotgun sequence, the genomic segment cgttggatgtgtgctgtcccAGAGGATGCCCTGTTAAAGGTTTTAGAGGCTCGATAATGGGTCTGCCGCCGGAAAAGTAAAGTATGCAAGTAATTTCTCTCTTCTAATTTCAACTATTTCGAAAATTAAAACTTGAACCAAAAATTTGCCTCCATTTTCGTTTTTTCTAACCTTCAGATGCGCTTTTAgaatctagttttttttttctttttagcgTGTTTTCATGTTAGAAATGTtagatattttgaattttttcgagGTTAATTTGGCATACATTTTTGATTGGCGTAACTATTTCATTGGTGTTAGTGATatactgttgctgttgctgcgagATTCAAATCAAAATTTCGCGAAAATTCGCTGCCTGACACTTCTATCGTCCGCTGGTTGCTTTGTTCAATGTTATGTCGTGATATTGATGCCAATTACAAACGAATCGATGCATAAACCATGAAAATGTGGACGATTTTCGATTCAGCTGTAACACTTCATCGTTAGAACGTTTATGAGAGGCGCGAGGAAGCATGGATGGAAATAACGATTATTATATCTCTTACACTCTTTAGTAACAGGGGGATTGATCATGGAACGTTTTGACAGTATCTCAGTCCGTGAAGTTAAGCTTAAAATAAGCTTGAAACATTGATTCAATATTCTTCCATTGTTGTAATATATTACTTCACGAACATGACTGCGACATTTGAAAATACGATTCTAGATTTTATTTAGGgatttgaataataaaaccaaTCCAGTCAAATAGTATACAggtccaacaaaaaaaaaaaaaggataagGGATCAcaatattttcgaatttttttttcttatttttcgtcCATAGAGActgaagaaaattgaaaaataatctcTAAGCGTGAAAGTTGAAAGACCAAACTGTATCGTATAATAGACCTATAATCAGTTCGGTTGGTAACCAACTACTATTACATCAAATCGTTACAGTGtgacaaaaataattaaaaaatgaaactttaaaaCCATAACATGCAATGTTGAACTTGAAATCGAAATGTTAGTAAAAAATCCAAGATGAAATGCAGTACCAGAGATTATGCAcacatgcattaaaaaaatagttCATGATTCTGACTGTTAGTCAACTGAAAATAACTTGTTAAATTAGTCCTTAACCTCAATCAACTATCAACGAGCAAGGAAACAGTGTCCAACTTACCTCTGGCTTGGCACGATGTGTGTCTACCGCGTCAATGGGAAGCTTGATATGCTCCACCTTGCACCCGTAGGCGACCGGGGTCAGCTTGATAATCGTATGCAGAGGCACTTTCAGATAGGGAAGCTCATCTGCAAAAGTAAAATGGTAAATATCCCCTATTGAAGCATATTTCGGCCAGCCGCAACTCACCTGCCGTTTTGTCTAGGAAATACGCCAATACACAGCGCAGTACGGCCTGGTGCGACACGACCAGCACGTTGCCCTGCCGTTCCAGCTCCATCATGACCGGTTCCAGCCGAACTACCAAATCCTCGTAGCTTTCACCTCGCGGGTAGCGATAAGCGAATTTGTTCTGATCACGTGCCTTGAATTCCTCCGGAAATTTCGATTGAATGTCCTCGTAAGTCATTTCCTCGCAAATTCCCTAGGGTTAGAAAAATTAATAATGTTTGATAAATAGATGTAAGTTCATCAACTTACAGCGTCGATTTCATTGAGTGCCTTCCAACGCTCCTGCGGAGCATTGACGTCAGCCACGGTCTGAATGGTACGTTTCAACCACGAGGTCCAGACCCGTAGTCCTTCGATGTGCTGTTCCGAAATAAACTTGGCCAATGATTGAGAATAACGGCGTCCTCGGTCGCTAAGGTTCGAATCGCCACCGATCAATCCCTTCAGGTTGTGCTCACTTTCACCGTGCTGCGCAGAGAACCCATCAATAGTTAGAACTTTTATTCTGATCTATGTAAGAAAACTTACCCGCGTCAGATAGATTGTCCTCGGGGTGATGTGAATGTTCATCAGATAGTACACGATGCGGGACTGGATGTGTCCCTCGTGCTTGTGGACGACCACCTTCTCACCGGTGTTGTAGATCTTCATGTACGACAGCATCTTCTCAATCTCCTCGTCCAGCGGTTCGTAGCGTTCCTGGTAGTGTTCAATCCGCAGCCGAAAGTCGGACAGCGCTTCGTCCATGTTCATGTTACGATAGTCAGGGCTGCTCACCTTCACTTCCTGGATTGATGTTAGAATCgatgaaaaaagtttaaattaacatttgaaaataaCCCTACAAAggatcatcgaaaaaaaaataacaaaaataacgaCCGAAACATGGTGAGGTTATGCACTTGTCCTTACAATCCCAAAGTGTACAGCAGTGGACGCGCTATGTTGTACGTAGTGCAAGGCTATTGGAAAACAAGTGTCCTTCCTGTATTTtatttgtcataatttcaaaacTCTCATCAATTTTGtccaaaaaatttgttttgtgtAATTGTAAAAAGTTTATTGGAAGTATTGGAGTGGAAGCTTGAGCAAGGGgatcaatttgaaaaattgtgaTCAAAGCAACACACATTTGTGCAGTGAAGGTGATTTTAAGTATCGTTTGGCATGTCACAGGTTAAAAATTGTTAGTTTTTACAGTCGTCACAGGTTTGGAAAACACAAGAATTAATAAAGAAACAGGATGGATACTCCAGTTACCAGCAGACCCCGAACAATGTTTCGATCGAATTATCGACCAAAGCTGATTAAAAACCAGCACGAACTTTCCCTTCTAGTGGGTACTGCTGTGGGTGCTTCGACAAGCACCAAAAATACCACCATTCGTACGCTTGCGAATGATACCGTAGCCGGAGAACACATCTCAATCCTAGATCGAACCGGTTGGAGCTACCGTGTGGAGTATGCCATTAACGCAATTATACGCGATCAAAGCGAATACCAAAAGGAGGTTTCCATTCAGAGGGATGTCAACCGAATGTTCAATGCTACCCTCAGTACAGTGTTGCTGATTGCGTCGGGTAACCTGGAAATTCCCGAAGAGCATCTCTTGTGGAGTGAAGCGTTTTTGCGCGGAGTTCGTGATCGCTACGGGAGACATCCGCCGAATGTACGCAAATTGTTAGGATTTATTAGGCACATCCACGAAACAGTTGGGAGAAGAAAAGGCGATACTTCAAGAGAAGGAAATGGAATGGACGTGACCGAGTTATTTACACGCACCTACCAGGACATTTTACCTGCCAACGCGACCCTGTCCAAGATTCCACCACCAACGGTGTGAGTTTAAACATTTGAGTGTGGGTGTAATAACAACGGGTGGGTTTGTggagaaaaacaaacagaaacGTACACTTAACATACAGCAATACAAATAAAGCGGAATGACACGAAAtgatcatttttttgaaaaaggagaGGAGGAGTTTCATAGTCACCTCGACGTCGTTCGCTACAAGCGGTGGTAAGTACTCAAGGCCTCGAAGTTTATTCTAGGTTGGACATTTTGAATTGATTTGATAATTGATATATTTCAGCGAAAAATTGCGCAAAAAAGGTAAATCGTTGGAAGGGAACATTAAAGCAAAGTAAAAGAAAAGGAGAAGAATGaaataataattgcaatataAATGATTGTCCAATTCAGTTGGTGACGCAATAAATCCTTTCCACTTACCATAATATTCTGCTCAATAATTTGAGGATCGTCACAAACCGACTCCACGAAGAAGAGCTTGTAGCCCATCTTGTGCACGATGATTTCCTTGATCATTCGGCGTCGTTCGCGGGTAGAATTAGTGGCGTCGAATACCTGGTTGAAATGAAGAtgcaatttaaattattttattacgtttatgagtatttttgaatttttaaaatgatGTACATTTCgaatacaaaaaaattaacgaaaaaaaaaattttttttttaatggataATCTGTAAATTGACATCTCgtcatataaaaatttaattaacCCGTTCGATACAATCACTTAATGTTTTAATGGTttagtaataaaataaataaaaccttACCGCTACTTCACCACCATTCTCCAGCCACTGGCAGACGTCCACCAGTGCCATTTCGGCACAGTGCTGCCGGATAGCCATGGCAGCTTCGTTGTCCGGTCGGAAGAACTCATGGCTGCGGTAGGCGTCGGTGGCGTGCCTCCGGTACTCGCCCAAGTTAAATACCTTCGTGTTGATGCCGATCCAGTTCAGATAGCGGGACAGCTTCTTCGAGATGTACGTTTTACCACGCGCGGGCAGGCCCACCATCGCGATGACATGTGGACTGTTTACATAGTTTGCCCGTTCACCTGGCAGAGAGAAAGAGAGGTTAACGAACAATTCAGAGGGAGAAATTGAGAATATCGATTTGCTGCTCGACGACGTTTTCTCTGATGTTATCATTATACTCTTTTTTTACTTGTGCTTTGATATATCAAACAATATAATAAATCGTCAGGCAGGTTTGCTTATCGCACAGATTGAAGAAATAGAGCACAAAAGGTCTCGCATACCGTTACCAAAGGTCTCCTTGTTGAGGAATTTCCACCCGAGTGATTTCATGGTATCATTCGTGTTATCGTCTTTCGCCGCCATTATGTTGCGAATATATGCTTTTTACGCACTTTGATCTAATCAGTTCAAAACTTTAAGGATCACTTTTTGGATGGTTCTAGATAAAACTTTCCAAACGTTCACACGCCTATCACCAATAAGAGTCGTTGTCACTTCAACTAATAGTAGGCCTTCTTCCGCTAGATTCTCTCACAGGATTGATCTGTGGCTTGCAGCAGCCGCAAATTTTCAATACGTAACCACTGCACACTGTTATGACTATTTATGGCAACAAAAATGGTATTTTTCCGCTCCCTTATCAGTTCTAGTTAGCATAGGTGTTCGATTGACCGGGGAGAGGTGCCCTACTGGCAGTAGTTTAGCTTTCGATACCTTTTCTGTCGGTGAAAACTGTGTCAATCACAATTACAGATTATTGGTCTATGAAATATTAGTTAGACTACAGCAGCTTCTTAATAATTGTATAACTGCAAGATTTGACGATTTAACCAGTAAAACACCTACgcaaactttttcaacttttattaGCAGTAAAATTGAGGTATATTATTGCCACGAAAGTAATCGCACACACAACACTATCAACTCTTCGCATTGAAAGCAAAAGAGAGAGTACGCTGTGCATCTATTTTACCAAATTTCTATCAAGTTTGTATCAGAAAGGCAGTGTGGGATCTTTCCCAGAGAACGTGACTATtttgggaatgcattatttACTGGTTCGAAATCGTTCAATCTGTGTTGGAAACTTGTACGCAGATAAACCTTCCTAAAAAAGAATTTTCTGTACCGTTTCGTAATTTCAGAAGAGCCCCGGGACGCCATCGTTGCTCGCTGACTTGGATGGGCATTTAACCGTCATTGAACGCAAGGGGGAGAACCGTTCTCCGTAGCGCCCTAGCGAACGTATGAGCGCAGCTCTGTATCATCAAACCAGTTTCGAGCGAGAGACGGCTGGCTGATGGTTTGGCATTGCGAATGACGGTGAGCAGTCAGACAATGACGAAAGGCGGCGAGACTACCACCGAAGCGATGTGCCTTCACGCGGACACGTGCTTATTATGCGTTGTCTAGTGGTTGCGAGTGCACGAGTGTTGGTGCAATCGATGGTGGACGAAACCGACCAGAAGAAAGCAGCACTGAAGCTCAATTCGATAGGGTGGCCGCGCAGGCATGATGACGGCTTTGATTTATGCATCTAAATATTAACTGGTAATGTTTAAATTGAGAGCTAATTTCATGACACTATAATTTATATTGGTATTCCCAGACATTAGTTAGCCATTATTTCACGTTTAGACATTAAAAAATCTTTCCATATTCTAATCAAGTTTTAGAAAACAGCATTAATAAAACCTTTGCATGGGAATAGTACTGATGATcacaactattttcaataggGCCTTAGGAAAACTTGTCCACTAAATTTGAGGAAGATAACTATTAGGGACATATTAccttatatatttatatatatatatatatatatatatatatatatatatatatatatatatatatatatatatatatatatatatattatatatatatatatatatatatatatatatatatatatatatatatatatatatatatatatatatatatatatatatatatatatatatatatatatatatatatatatatatatatatatatatatatatatatatatatatatatatatatatatatatatatatatatatatatatatgataaGCTATTGAAGTTGTAAAATTTAAGTAATTTTTCCTTAGTATTTTTTCTAAGATATTgcgacaaaaaaattttttcgcgtACAACCAGAAATAGTAAAACTTCATTGATCGTATTTTGGTAacacatttaaaattttctgttAAGCAGTAAATGTAGGGATGGAGGTGGAATGAATGAATTAAAAACTTCGAAAAATATAGATCAGCAGGTGGGATGCGTTTCCGtcacaccaccgcagaacgttacaAGTTAAGCTTTGTTTTAGCTTTGTTGTAGGTTCGAATCCCACTTGCTGAACTATAGTTTTCGAAGTTTCTAATAACCTATTCTTCAACCTATTCTTCTAATAACCTATTCTTCATCCgaacatttactgcttgaaagaaaaattaaaagtagCTTGACTCacattataataaaaaaatcacaagaaggttgtatgcaaagccacgaccgcgaggttgaagtagaatacttttacaagaaagataacccggctgcttgcgtgtcagtcacacacgcaacggttttaacccgtatcttattgcggtttgtaacatcaagcgatttcgtttgctcgctgttgcgtgttgcatcatgttgcaacttggcagctgggagacgacgaaattctgtttatactgattgattgaatcgacttcatattagctctgcatagtcgaattaactgcttttgtgaatgcgtactaacagggcagttaattattcaatgtcggttatgctgatcgcgcctttgcgctgcccctacagtggggggttcactaaataaagtgaaaattagacaactacaacagaatttgattgcatcccgcacagaatgtcttcttgtgttgatgccagaaaattatcaaccttcaattattcttttatttgccttgaaaaaagcatgttgcggctcaaaatcggttgctaattacaacctttgagctgccctaacattggtggaaatattgtgcatttaaataaaaatgatcaaatcgTCGCTGATGATctggcagtcaggctcacttccgatgtttatttttgttgttctcgcaacactgcaaccatctcagccgccactgcgctgtcactacggcttacaaaaacaaatacattgaaatcattcccgCAGTTCATGTAGTGTGAACACCGTGAACACGCATTTAttctatgtgtttgtaaagtcggaagaaagttcggaagtcggaagtccgacttccgaacttaaatttagtgctggcgccacaataagatacacggacaacatgcactgtggaagctatttcacattcagtaaattagacgggtgcgacaaatttgaattgctaggatgcaacacagaatgcttgcttgcgttgacaaaaattattaactttcaatgacttgtttatttgccttaaaaaaggcattttgatttccgaaattggatttcctgatggcaattatcatgctgccccaacacggggggaataatggctgtctggcgacacacgctgagaaaaaccgcgctgctcctgagacgtggtgaccaaccacagggctagtgctgctgctaaggaaggacgactgctgttgtcgctgtctagaactattatgagcggctccggctgaaacaggctcttatataggctaaatagcatgttttcaattgcaaggtatatgattctgtcgaccgtgcttgggaagcaagcatataacgaccaatcagaggtcgaatttttcgttttggcaaggcttgactattttcaatggtacaatagtgtgaataataaaattacaattatcttattttgggaagaatcttagaagattttccaatctattgctgcaagaacgaaggaaatccatcgaatactaacagatttattagcatttgaaattggacatatttttcacttttttcggttttagattttcatttcacatccctatgtagccgaacttcctgagagaagtattctacttcaaaaaaatatcgcacgcttagccttggggctaatagcggtctcgatcaactagattagttgagagaattcgttatcgatattgtttttggcacattttgcatgtgtaggataagtacaacgatacaccgtgccccagtgctgagtcgagaaaatttccagctcgagaagatcctcgactcgatcgggaatcgaacccgatatcacaaccgtgtgggagagctagccgaccgacatcgctaaccacagagccacggggaccaaataaatcaaaaaagtaaaatgaaataaaaaacataATGTGTACTGCCAAATTTTGGGTGAAAACTAAAATTTCGACTACTGACGTACCTGTACTTGAAGAAAAATTGATTTAgttctcatgaagatacattcattgcACTGGTcgacgaaaacaaaaaaatgttgccctaaagctcaaaatattTGCCCTACAAGAAGGctattttggtgcccctagtgtaTACAGGAGTGCGTCAAAATgcggcagagtaattgctcgctggGTTCTTCACTTTTGCGTTGGCTTATgggaaaacttattcaagtctCTGTAAAAGTTATCTTCACtggaggcaccaaaattcacaggaatggttgaaaagctataatctttattttttccagtttgatctCTTGGGAAAAACTTGTGTTTAGGAGTGTTATCAATGCAATAAATAATTAACATTTGAGAGTTTTTTCAATATGTCGGAACAAGGGTGATGTACGGCCTCCACGTCGATTTTTCAAGATTTATCGGAGC encodes:
- the LOC129722181 gene encoding 6-phosphofructo-2-kinase/fructose-2,6-bisphosphatase isoform X3, producing the protein MDVVMSNNVVSSPSPLTPGKLLAMAGGSAISAPPPPSRSLRVRTSSQSGKFSENNVLSEIQLCPSVMSEDTRKMLPPTTETIQTKPFPIRGERANYVNSPHVIAMVGLPARGKTYISKKLSRYLNWIGINTKVFNLGEYRRHATDAYRSHEFFRPDNEAAMAIRQHCAEMALVDVCQWLENGGEVAVFDATNSTRERRRMIKEIIVHKMGYKLFFVESVCDDPQIIEQNIMEVKVSSPDYRNMNMDEALSDFRLRIEHYQERYEPLDEEIEKMLSYMKIYNTGEKVVVHKHEGHIQSRIVYYLMNIHITPRTIYLTRHGESEHNLKGLIGGDSNLSDRGRRYSQSLAKFISEQHIEGLRVWTSWLKRTIQTVADVNAPQERWKALNEIDAGICEEMTYEDIQSKFPEEFKARDQNKFAYRYPRGESYEDLVVRLEPVMMELERQGNVLVVSHQAVLRCVLAYFLDKTADELPYLKVPLHTIIKLTPVAYGCKVEHIKLPIDAVDTHRAKPEKAHLEPLIEDLIEENWD
- the LOC129722181 gene encoding 6-phosphofructo-2-kinase/fructose-2,6-bisphosphatase isoform X4, which encodes MAAKDDNTNDTMKSLGWKFLNKETFGNGERANYVNSPHVIAMVGLPARGKTYISKKLSRYLNWIGINTKVFNLGEYRRHATDAYRSHEFFRPDNEAAMAIRQHCAEMALVDVCQWLENGGEVAVFDATNSTRERRRMIKEIIVHKMGYKLFFVESVCDDPQIIEQNIMEVKVSSPDYRNMNMDEALSDFRLRIEHYQERYEPLDEEIEKMLSYMKIYNTGEKVVVHKHEGHIQSRIVYYLMNIHITPRTIYLTRHGESEHNLKGLIGGDSNLSDRGRRYSQSLAKFISEQHIEGLRVWTSWLKRTIQTVADVNAPQERWKALNEIDAGICEEMTYEDIQSKFPEEFKARDQNKFAYRYPRGESYEDLVVRLEPVMMELERQGNVLVVSHQAVLRCVLAYFLDKTADELPYLKVPLHTIIKLTPVAYGCKVEHIKLPIDAVDTHRAKPEISDESFGSDELSLNGDDSPLSSRNGTCSR
- the LOC129722181 gene encoding 6-phosphofructo-2-kinase/fructose-2,6-bisphosphatase isoform X2 is translated as MDVVMSNNVVSSPSPLTPGKLLAMAGGSAISAPPPPSRSLRVRTSSQSGKFSENNVLSEIQLCPSVMSEDTRKMLPPTTETIQTKPFPIRGERANYVNSPHVIAMVGLPARGKTYISKKLSRYLNWIGINTKVFNLGEYRRHATDAYRSHEFFRPDNEAAMAIRQHCAEMALVDVCQWLENGGEVAVFDATNSTRERRRMIKEIIVHKMGYKLFFVESVCDDPQIIEQNIMEVKVSSPDYRNMNMDEALSDFRLRIEHYQERYEPLDEEIEKMLSYMKIYNTGEKVVVHKHEGHIQSRIVYYLMNIHITPRTIYLTRHGESEHNLKGLIGGDSNLSDRGRRYSQSLAKFISEQHIEGLRVWTSWLKRTIQTVADVNAPQERWKALNEIDAGICEEMTYEDIQSKFPEEFKARDQNKFAYRYPRGESYEDLVVRLEPVMMELERQGNVLVVSHQAVLRCVLAYFLDKTADELPYLKVPLHTIIKLTPVAYGCKVEHIKLPIDAVDTHRAKPEIPGSLDPKLVVKRVSELRLE
- the LOC129722181 gene encoding 6-phosphofructo-2-kinase/fructose-2,6-bisphosphatase isoform X1; this translates as MDVVMSNNVVSSPSPLTPGKLLAMAGGSAISAPPPPSRSLRVRTSSQSGKFSENNVLSEIQLCPSVMSEDTRKMLPPTTETIQTKPFPIRGERANYVNSPHVIAMVGLPARGKTYISKKLSRYLNWIGINTKVFNLGEYRRHATDAYRSHEFFRPDNEAAMAIRQHCAEMALVDVCQWLENGGEVAVFDATNSTRERRRMIKEIIVHKMGYKLFFVESVCDDPQIIEQNIMEVKVSSPDYRNMNMDEALSDFRLRIEHYQERYEPLDEEIEKMLSYMKIYNTGEKVVVHKHEGHIQSRIVYYLMNIHITPRTIYLTRHGESEHNLKGLIGGDSNLSDRGRRYSQSLAKFISEQHIEGLRVWTSWLKRTIQTVADVNAPQERWKALNEIDAGICEEMTYEDIQSKFPEEFKARDQNKFAYRYPRGESYEDLVVRLEPVMMELERQGNVLVVSHQAVLRCVLAYFLDKTADELPYLKVPLHTIIKLTPVAYGCKVEHIKLPIDAVDTHRAKPEISDESFGSDELSLNGDDSPLSSRNGTCSR